The genome window CTGAGCGAAATACACGCTTGGGGAGAGGCGGCCAAAGTGTGGGGCGCGGTTGCGCGTGATATCAACGAAGCCGCCCCACGTGTAATCGAGCTTGACGTCAGCGAGCTGCGGAAACGTTTTCAGCAGGTCGCGCCGCATCGCTTCAGCAAGCTGTCGCGGTTCGCGCGTCGAATAGCTGACCTTGCCGCCCCATAACAAACGCCGGTCGGGCAGCGGGCGGAAATAGTCGAGCACGAAGCGGCTGTCGCATACCGCGGCATGAGCGGGCATCAGCGCGCTGGCGCGGGCGGGATCGAGTGCTTCAGTGGTGACCACATAGGTGCCGACCGGCATGATCTTGCGCGCGACGTCCGGTGCCAGTGCGCCGAGATACGCGTTACATGCCAGCACGACAAATTGCGCTCGCACGCTGCCGCGCGCGGTGTCGATGCGATGATGGCCGCTTGCTTCACGCCGTATTGCCGTCGCGCGGCTGTCTTCGAAAATGCGCGCGCCAGCGGCCGTTGCGGCCCGTGCGAGACCCAGGGTGTAGTTGAGCGGATGCAGATGGCCGCTATCGGGATCAAACAGTCCGCCGAGATAACGCGACGACTGCACGTAGCGCCCCAGTTCGCCACGTTCGATATAGCGCAGGCGGTCGTGGCCGAAGCGGCGCTGCGCAGCGTCTTGCGCCTGGCGTAGCGCGACGGTATCGCGCGTTTTGTTCGCTACGGTCAGATAGCCGGGTGTCAGGTCGCAGTCGATCTGATGGCGTTCGATGCGCGCGCGGATTTGCGCCAGCGTTTCTTGCCCCATGCTCCAGACTTGCCGGAGTTCATCGGCGGATAGATATGGGCTGAAGGTGTCGATGTCACAGGCGTAGCCGCCGATCATCTGCCCGCCATTGCGCCCGCTCGCGGCCCAGCCGACTTTCGCCGCTTCGAGCACCGCGACTGAATGTCCGCGTTCCACCAGATTGAGTGCGGTCGAGATGCCAGTCAGGCCCGCGCCGATCACACACACATCAACGTTGAGCGCCGTATCGAGCGGGGCATGCCGCGTGCTGTCGTTGGCCGTGGCCGCGTAGTACGACGCGGCATGCGGCTGGTTCGAGAAGGGGAGCATGGGTCGGGTTAATCACGCAGTAAGAGCATTGAAGAGACCGTGGGCCGTGGGCGATGGGTTGGGGTTCATCGCCTAGGTTCGGGTGGCGGCTGGCACATCCGGATAACGCGGGGCATCGGTCTGGGTATCTGCCGCGCTTGCGGTGCACGCTAGCTGCATGTCACGCGTGCGGCGCCGTTCGCGTTTCAGCAGCCCGTGGTTGATGCCGATGACGCCGATGGTCACGCTGCTGATAAACAGCGTGGCAAGTGCATTCATCTCTGGATTCAAGCCCAGCCGCACGCGCGAAAACACGATTAGTGGCAGGGTGGTTGAGCCGGGGCCGGAGAGAAAGGCCGAGAGCACCAGATCATCAATCGAAAGCGTGAACGATAGCAGCCAGCCCGATACCAGCGCTTGCGCAATGAGCGGTAGCGTAATCAGAAAGAACACTTTGAACGGCGTCGCGCCCAGGTTCAGCGCGGCTTCTTCGAGTGAGCGGTCGAGCTCTTTCACGCGTGACTGCACGACGATGGCGACATACGACAGGCACAGCATCACGTGGCCGATCCAGATGGTGGCGATGCCACGGCCGTGCGGCCAGCCCAGCATTTGTTCGAGCGCGACGAATAGCAACAGCAGCGAAATGCCCTGGATTACCTCGGGAATTACCAGCGGCGCATTCACCATTCCAGCGAACAGGGTGAAGCCGCGAAAACGGCCAAAGCGTGCCAGCACGAAGCCCGCCCACGTGCCGATCACGACCGAGGCGCAGGCGGTCATCAGGCCGATTTTCAGCGATAGCCAGGCCGCCGCCAGCAGTTCCCGGTCATCCAGCAGCGCGGCATACCACTTCAGCGAGAAGCCGGACCAGACGGTGACGAGCCTGGATTCGTTAAACGAAAACACGACGAGGCTGAGGATCGGCAGATAGAGAAACGAAAAACCGAGCGTGAGCGCTGTGCATGACAGCAAGCGGTTAGGGTGGGTCATGGGGCCTCCTCGAATTCTTTTACCTGGTAGTACTGGAACAGCGCCATCGGCACTAGCAACAGCAGCACCATGGTGACCGTGACAGCGGCTGCCATCGGCCAGTCCATGTTGTTGAAAAATTCATCCCACATCACGCGCCCGATCATCAGCGTGTCGGCCCCACCCAGCAGCTCTGGAATCACGTATTCGCCGACTGCTGGAATAAACACCAGCAAGCTGCCCGCGATGATGCCGTTTTTCGACAGCGGCAAGGTGATGCGAGTGAAGGCCGTCCAGGGTTTGGCCCCGAGATCGTAGGCCGCTTCGAGCAAACGCAGATCCATCTTCACCAGATGCGCGTAGAGCGGCATCACCATGAACGGCAAATACGAATACACCATGCCGAGATACACCCCAGCCTCGGTGCGGTACAGATGCAGCGGGCTATGAATCAGGCCGAGCGCGAGCAGCAGATGATTTAGCAGGCCTTCATCCTTAAGGATGCCGATCCATGCATAGACGCGGATCAGGAACGAAGTCCAGAACGGCAGCATGACCGCCATCATCAGCAGATGGCGTGTGCCTGGCGCGCTGCGTGCGATGTAGTACGCCATGGGAAAACCGAGCAGCAGGCAGCACACCGTGGACACCCCGGCCATCTTCACCGAGCTGAGCCAGGTTGCCACATACAGGCTGTCTTCCAGCAAGAACGCGTAGTGGCTGAACTGCAACGACAAATGCAGCGCACCATCGCGCAGCGTCGCTAGCCCGGTGTATGGAGGAATGCCCAAGTGCATTTCAGCGAAGCTGATTTTCAGCACCAGCACGAACGGCAGCGCAAAAAACACCGTCAGCCAGACAAACGGCGGGCCAATGACCAGACTGCGTCCCGAGGGCCGTAGGCGCGCGAGACGCTGCCTGAACCAGGATGGCGTGACGCGGGGGCTGGCAGCGGCTGGGCTGAGTGGCAGCGAAGGGGAGGAGGTGGTGTGTTTCATTGGGTGAGCACCACAGCGCTTTGGGGTGACCAGAAGACAAACACTTCGTCGTTCCAGACCGGGGCCCCGTCGTTCATTAGCAAGGTGCTGGACAGATTTGCCACGATGGTTTTGCCACTTTCGAGGCGCACGTGATACAGCGAATAGCCACCCATGTAAGCGACGTTGCTCACCACACCGCGTGCGCAGTTATGCGGTGATGCAGGACGCTCGCGCGAAACGCTCACGCGTTCGGGCCGCACGGAAATGCCGACGGCCATGCCCAATGGCCCGGTGATGCCGTGATTAATGTGCAGGCGGGTTTCAAGCTCAGGGCTTGCAACAAAAATATGATCCGGTTCGTCTTCCACCACGACGCCTTCGAACAGGTTGGTCGAGCCGATGAAGTTCGCTGAAAAGCGGCTATTCGGATATTCGTAAACCTCTAGTGGCGAGCCGGTCTGAATGATGCGGCCTTCGCTCATCACCGCCAGGCGGCTGGCCATCGTCATGGCTTCTTCCTGATCGTGCGTGACCATCACGCAAGTCACATCCACTTGCTCGATGATGCTGACCAGTTCGAGCTGGGTTTTCTGCCGGATTTGCTTGTCGAGCGCGGACATCGGTTCGTCCAGCAACAACAGCTTGGGCCGCTTGACCAATGCACGTGCCAGCGCCACGCGTTGTTGCTGGCCACCAGAAAGCTGATGAGGTTTGCGTTGCGCGTAGCGGTTCATCTGCACGAGCTGCAAGGCTTGCTCAACCCGTTCGCTGATTTCACGCCGTGGTGTGCCTTCCTGGCGCAAGCCAAACGCGACATTGCCCGCCACGGTCATGTGCGGGAATAACGCATACGACTGAAACATCATGTTGACCGGGCGGCGATACGGCGGCAGTGCGGCGAGGTCTTCGCCATCAATCAGGATGCGCCCCGAGGTGATGCTTTCGAGACCGGCGAGCATGCGCAGCAGGGTCGATTTGCCACAACCGGAACTGCCTAGCAAAGCGAACAGTTCATTGCGGGCGAGATCCAGATTGACGTGATCGACGGCGATGCTGCTGCCAAAGCGTTTCACCACGTTTTCGAGCCGTACGAACGCGGGCGCGGCGGCTGGAGCAAGCGCTGAGGGCTGTAGCCGGGGCACGGCGCTGGGGAGAGAGGACGACATCGGTTGCATGATCTAGCGGTTCTCCTTGCGACAGACTGCAGGGCGCACGCCGGCCAGGGCGCTAAACGGCGCGCCAGGTTGCGGCACTGCGAACGAGAGAGACAGACTGCGATTGCGGCTGAAGCGGGAATGGCTCAGTGGTGACGGGGTTTAGTGCCCGGTCTTGAGTTGCGCCCATAAACGGTTCATCAGGCGATGGACCTCGGGCGGCACGGGACGCATCAGGCTCATGCGGGACAGCACCTCATCTGCCGGATAGAGACTGGGGTCTTGCGCGAGTGCGGGTGCGATCAGCGCGCGTGCGCCATGGTTGGCACCGGGATAGAACACCGCGTTGGTGATTGAGGCGCTGACCTTCGGCTGCAGGATGTAGTTGATCCACTTCATCGCAGCCTGGGGGTGTGGGGCATCTTTGGGTATGACCATCATGTCGAACCACAGAAGCCCACCTTCGCGCACATTGGCAAAGCGGATCTCGTACGGCAGATGCGCTTCCTGTGCCCTGCGCCGTGCAATCCCGACATCACCCGACCACGCCAGGCTGACGCAGACATCGTGATTCACCAGATCGTTGATATAGCCCGATGAATTGAACTGCGTGATGTACGGGCGAACCTTGCGCAGCATGTCGAACGCTGCGTGATAGTCAGCCGGGTTGGCGCTGTTTGGGTCTTTGTGCAGGTACTGCAGCGCGGCGGCGAAAACATCGCTGGGCTGGTCGAGAAAAGACACCCCGCAGCTTTTGAGGCGCGCCATATTGGCTGGATCAAACACCAGTGCCCAGCTATCGACTGGCGCGCTTTTGCCGAGTGCCTTGCGCACCGCTTCGACGTTGTAGCCGATGCCATCGGTGCCGTAAGCCCAGGGCACGCCGTACTGGTTGCCCGGGTCGGCTTCTTCCAGCCGCTTCATCAACACGGGCGATAAATGCGCGAGGTTGGGGAGCTGCGCCCGGTCGATCTTTTGATAAACCCCTGCCTGAATTTGCCGTGCCATATAGCTGGAGGTAGGCACCACGATGTCGTAGCCGGAGCTGCCTGAAAGCAGCTTGGCCTGCAACGTGTCGTCGCTGTCGTAGCTGTCGTACTTCACCGTGAGGCCGGTTTGCTGTTCGAAATTCGACACCGTGTCGTGCGCGATGTAGTCCGACCAGTTGTACACGTTCAGTTGCGCTTCGGCGGCCATGGCGGCAGGATGGCCCAGCCATGCCACGAAGCTGGCAGCAGTTAGCGCGGCCCCCGCCAGCGCTAACCGTATGTGACGCACTCTCATGATTTTTATCCTTGAAGGCCGGGCTTCAGGCCTGGTGCCTGAGCCCGCCATCAGATGGTTGTTATGCCCGGGCAGCCAGGCCGAATTGTTCAGCCGTTGCGTCTAGTGCGCCTTTGGCTTTGGCAATGATCTCGTCAATCTCGCTGCGGGTAATTACCAGCGGTGGCGATAGCAGCATTCGATCACCGGTGGCGCGCATTACGAGGCCGCTGTTAAAGCAGAAGTCACGGCAGACGGTGCCAACTTCACCACCATTGGCGAAGCGTTTGCGCGTGCGCGGCACTTCGGCGAGTTGCAGGCCTGCGACTAGCCCCGTACCGGCAATTTCGCCTACCAGCGGGTGCTGCGCGAAGGTTTCACGCAACTGCTGCTGGAAGTACGGACCGGTGTCGTGCTTGACGCGCTCGACGATTTTTTCGTCACGCAACAGCTTGAGGTTGGCCACTGCCACCGCTGCTGCTACCGGATGCCCGGAGTAAGTCAGACCGTGGTTGAACTCGCCGTTGTCGATGATGGCGTGAGCGATGCGCTCATGCAGCCCTACTGCACCCATCGGCACATAACCGCTGGTCAGGCCTTTGGCCATGGTGATGAGATCGGGCTCGAAACCGAAGTGCTGGTGTGCGAACCATTCGCCCGTGCGGCCAAAACCACCGATCACTTCGTCTGCGACCAGCAAGATGTCGTACTTGCGGCAGATACGCTGGATTTCCGGCCAGTACGTAGCGGGCGGGAAAATCACGCCGCCTGCACCCTGGAACGGCTCACCGATAAAGGCCGCGACGTTTTCCGCGCCCAGCTCCAGGATTTTGTTTTCCAGTTGTCTGGCGCGGGCCAGACCAAAGGCTTCTGGGGTTTCGTCAGGCTGGGCTTCACCGAAGTAATACGGCTGGTCGATGTGCTCGATGTGCTCCACTTGCGAGAGCATTTGCTCGTGCATGTAACCCATGCCGCCGAGCGTGCCGCCTGCGATCGTGGACCCGTGATAGCCGTTCTTGCGCGAGATCACGTATTTTTTCTTGCGCTGGCCTTGTGTGGCCCAGTAGTGGTGAACGATGCGCAACACCGTGTCGTTGCCTTCGGAGCCGCTGTTGCAATAGAAAAAATGCTTGAACGGCGCGGGTGTCAGTTCAGCCAGCAGCGCTGAAAGTTCGATCACCGGCGGATGCGTGGTTTTGAAAAAGGTGTTGTAGAACGGCAGTTCCTGCATTTGCCGGTATGCCGCTTCAGCGAGTTCCTTGCGGCCATAACCGACATTGACGCACCACAGGCCGGCCATGCCATCAATCATCTTCGTGCCATCGGAGTCCCAGAGGTACACACCTTTGGCCTTGACGATGACACGGCTGCCCGCGCGATTGAGCGCGCCCATATCGGAGAACGGATGAAGGTGATGCGCGGCATCGAGCGCGCGGTATTCGTCGGTGCTGCGCTGCGGCGCGGCGCTGGTCGCGCTTTGTGCGGGAAGCACATAGGCGCTGGCTGGTTCAAAACGGGTCATGTAATCGCCTCCTTGAATTCGGACTTAGACATGCAACAACAGATGCTTGCGTTCCCACGAACTGATGACGCGGAAAAACGCTTCGTATTCGGTTTCTTTCAGCGCGAGGTAAGCCTTGACGAACGATTCGCCCAGAATGCCCGCCATTGGTTCGCACGCGCCCATCAGCGTCAGGCCTTCTTCCAGGTTGCGTGGCAACTGATAAGGCAATTGATAGCCATCGGTGGTGAGCGGCTCGGTGGCGCTGAGTTGTTGCGTCATCCCGAGGTAGCCCGCAGCGAGCGTGCCCGCAATCGCCAGGTATGGGTTGCAGTCCACCCCTGGAATGCGGTTTTCGACGCGTCGTGCGGCAGGGCCCGAGTGCGGGATGCGAAAGCCAACCGTGCGGTTGTCATAACCCCATTGCACGTTGATCGGAGCGGCCATGAAGCGCGACAGACGGCGATACGAATTGATATAGGGCGCGAAAATTGGCATCAGCGCGGGGGTGTATTTTTGCAGCCCGGCGATATAGCTATGGAACAGATCGGTTGGCTGGCCGTCGCTGCCGGTAAACAGGTTGAGCCCGGTTTCTTCGTCGACGAGGCTCTGGTGAATATGCATCGCCGAACCTGGCTCGTTTTCCATCGGCTTGGCCATGAAGGTCGCGTACATACGGTGGCGCAAGGCCGCTTCGCGCACCGTGCGTTTGAACAGGAACACCCGGTCTGCCAGATTCAGCGGGTCGCCGTGCATGAAGTTAATTTCCATCTGTGCTGCGCCTACTTCATGAATCAGCGTATCTACTTCGAGTTCCTGAATGTCGCAGTACTCGTAGATGTCTTCGAACAAAGGATCGAACTCGTTGACGGCTTCAATCGAGTAAGCCTGGCGGCCCGTCTCCGGGCGGCCTGTGCGGCCGATGGGCGGCTGCAGCGGCAAGTCTGGATCCTTGTTCATATCGACCAGATAAAACTCCAGCTCAGGCGCGATCACCGGCTTCCAGTCTTTAGCCTTGTACAGCTCCAGCACCCGGCGCAATACCCGGCGCGGCGAGATTGCCACCGGTGAGCCATCGAAGTGCACGCAGTCGTGGATCACCTGGGCGGTCGGATCGACTGCCCACGGGATCAGGCGAATGGTCGAAGGGTCAGGGACGCAGACCATATCGGGGTCGGTCACACCGGTCAGAGTGCCGTCTTCCGGGTATTCGCCGGTGACGGTCTGGATCATCACCGCCTGCGGCAGCCGCATCGACTCCCCTGATTCGAACTTGTTGCGCGGAATGATCTTGCCGCGCGCAATACCGGCCATGTCGGGGATGATGGCTTCGATTTCGGTGATGCGGTGTTTCTTCAGAAATTCGTCGATGTCGTGCATGAGAGTCTTCCTGGTTAGGCAAGGGGCTGGCTTACGCGGGCTGGGCGGCGGATGCCGCGTCCCGGCTGGCCCTGAGGCGCATCCGCTCGCGGCATGCTGCACCGAACGCGCGGAAGATCGCGGTGGAAAGTGGGTCGCTGCCGTGCTGCCATTCGGGATGCCATTGCACCCCTAGCGCGAAAGCGTTCGGCGCGGCAACGCTAATGGCTTCGATGAGTCCGTCTGGGGCGAGTGCTTCGGCCACGAGGCCCGCACCAAGCTGAGCAATGCCTTGGCCGTGCAGCGAATTCACCCGTGCCCTGGTGCTGCCCGCGAGGCTGGCCAGCAGCCCGCCTGGCGTCAGACGAAGGTCGTGCGCTGGGCCGTATTGCAGATCGAGCGAGTCGTTCTTGTTCTCGCGGTGATCGGCGAGCCCGGGCACGTCGTGAACCTGCTGATGCAAGGTGCCGCCGAACACCACATTCATTTCCTGAAAGCCGCGGCAGATGGCTAGCACCGGCACACCAGCGTGAAGCGCCGCCTGCATGAGCGGCAGCGTGGTGGCATCGCGTGCGGCGTCGTGCAGCGTGCCGGGTGCGCTGGCGTGGCCGCCATAACGCTGCGGCTCGACGTTCGAATAGCTGCCGGTAAACAGCAAGCCATCGAGTGCCGCGAGCAGCGCTGTGGCCGCTTGACGCTCGCCCAGTGCCGGTACGACCAGGGCCAGCGCTTGCGCGCCATCGACCACAGCGGTGAGGTACTTTTCACCGGCGGCGTGCGTTGGGTGAAGTCCGGTGATGATTCGGTCGGCACTAACACCGACGAGCGGTTTGGCTGTCATGGTTCAAGCAGTTCAGGTACGAAGGCAGTGGCTGGTTCATGGCAAAGCGCATTCGCCGCTTTAGCTGCTTTAGCGGAAGAACGTTGGTGGCCGTGATCGCGTGAAGCTCTCGCCGCATGCAGCATCACGCGTGCCTGCTGTGCCGCAAGGCGTGTGTGAGAACGGCATACGGTACGGCAGCCTGGTGCTGCGTGATAACGCAATCACGGATGAAACTGCACACGCCACGCGAATTCACGCGGACATGCAACGAGTGGCAACCGGGTGCTCAGGAGAGAGGCGCTAGGGCAGGAGGGACGCGACTTCGTCGGTCCGTACGGCGATGAATGCGCGCGCGCATACCGCGTTATGACGCCGCACGGAGCGGCGCGAGAGAACTGTGAGGAGCGAACCCGTGCGGCGGCTGGTCATGGGCTGACGGCGGTTCGATCTCACCAAAGGGCCTTTGACTTTCACGATGGCACTCAAATTGCGAGGGTTAAAAGCATTGAATCCGGCTTCATCTGGAACGCAATACGATTTAAGGTAAAAATCATACCAAAAGGTGACGGATTATTGCGTTTCAGTGAATAAAAAATATTTGAAAAATATGCTGGAATGAAGTAATGCAGAAATAAAAGCGGGGTTTCTGTATTTCACTTGATTCCGGTCCTCAGGATATACCAGTCGGGCATCAGGTCAATTTCTTTTTCCTGATTTAGCCTTAGGATTTACCCGGGTCAGGGATAAAACATTATGCTTTCCAGATGTTTTCGTTTTATGCAATAAATTTTCGTCTAAAAGTTATGCCACTCTGGATAAATTCAGGCGTTACACCTAAAGTAACGGCGTTTGAAATAATTAGGATCTTTCATCCTTGACGGCTGCCCGTAACACCGCTTTGATGCTCCGGGCGCGCATCAGGCTGGCAGATTCAGGCGGAAAATTTGCCGCCTGGTTTCTGCTTGCGCACTTCACCTCACTTCGCACTTCGTTCGATTACCCACCACTCTTTACCGTTTGCAACGAGGCATTCAGATGGAACAAAAGACATTCGCGTACTGGCAAGGCAAGGCTGACGCGCTGACGTTTGAAGGACGCGCGCTGATCGACGGCGAATTCCGCGCAGCGCAAAGCGGCCGCACTTTTGAGTGCATTAGTCCAATTGATGGCCGGGTGCTGACCACCGTGGCCGATTGCGCCGCAGCCGACGTGAATACGGCCGTGGCGGCGGCACGCCGCAGTTTCGCCGCAGGTGTATGGGCTGGACAGAATCCACGTGAGCGCAAAGCAGTGCTGTTGCGCTGGGCTGCACTGATTCGTCAGCATGAGGAGGAACTGGCGCTGCTTGAAACGCTTGATGCAGGCAAGCCGATCTGCGATACGACCACGGTTGATGTGCCCGGCGCGGCTTATAGCATCGAGTGGTATGCCGAAGCCATCGACAAGATCGGCGGCGAAGTCGTGCCCAGCGACCACCATTTGCTCGGGCTGGTGACGCGTGAACCGATTGGCGTGGTTGCGGCGGTGGTGCCATGGAATTTCCCGCTGCTGATGGCGGCATGGAAATTTGCGCCAGCGCTGGCGGCAGGCAATAGTGTGGTGCTGAAGCCTTCGGAAAAATCACCGCTGAGCGTATTGCGCGTAGCTCAGCTTGCTCATGAAGCGGGGATACCGGCAGGGGTGTTCAGTGTGTTGCCCGGGGGCGGCGAAGTGGGCAAGCTGCTGGCCTTGCATAGTGATGTGGATTGCCTGGCATTTACTGGCTCGACAGCAGTAGGAAAACAGATCATGCAGTACGCAGGGCAATCCAATCTGAAACGGATCTGGCTTGAACTGGGCGGCAAGTCGCCAAACATCGTGCTGGCAGATTGCGCTGATATCGGGCGCGCCGCACAGGCTGCAGCCGGAGCGATTTTCTACAACATGGGCGAGATGTGCACCGCAGGCTCACGCTTGCTGGTTCAACGCGACATCAAGGCCGCGTTGCTCGACAAGCTGGTCGCAGCGGCCCGGCGGTACAAGCCAGGCAATCCGCTTGACCCGGCCACCTCGATGGGCGCGATCATCGACCAGGTGCAGTTCGAGCGCGTGCTTGGATATATCGAAACCGGGCGCAGCGAAGCCCAGTTGCTGTTAGGCGGTGAGGCGGTGCAGCAGGACAGTGGTGGCTTTTATATCGAACCGACGGTTTTTGATGTGCCGCACGCAAACGCGAAGATTGCCCGCGAAGAAATTTTCGGACCGGTACTGTCGGTGCTCACGTTCGATACGGCTGAAGAGGCAATTCATCTGGCCAACGATAGCGACTATGGTCTGGCCGCAGCGGTCTGGACCGCTGACCTGACCCAGGCGCACGAGATGGCGCGTCGTTTGAGAGCGGGGACGGTTTGGGTGAACTGCTACGACGAAGGCGGCGACATGAACTTCCCGTTTGGCGGCTACCGCCAGTCTGGCAATGGACGCGACAAGTCCTTGCATGCGCTGGAGAAATACACGGAGTTGAAATCGACACTGGTGCGGTTGCGATAGGGCGTGGGACGCTCGGGGCGAAACGATGTTTCGATGGAGATGCCTGGGGCGTCCTCCTGGCGATCAGGTTTGCTGGGGGTTTTAACGGGGGTTGATGGTGTTTGCAGACGGGGTTTAGGCCGTGCCTGTAGTTTCTGGGTTGAATGGTCTTCTGCCGATTGCTTTCTTAGCGGTTAATTTTTATCTGCCTAGCTATGCTGAATACCATCATGTATAGATAAGAATCTATGAGAAAAATCGGATTTTTCGTTTTAATTATGTTTTGCTAACGATTAAATAAAAAATCTTTCGTTTTTTGATGTTCATCGGTTATCTTCGCTGTCCGAATGTTATGACAGAGACGGTCATGCATGCATATTGCATGTATGACAGGGAGGAGATGCCCGATGGAACGATGGCAGCAAAGCCGCGATGTGCCACTGGCCAGTGTGCGCACGGGGCAGCAACGGTATTTTCTGGAGGTGAAGGGGCCGGCCAATACTCGAAATGGCACTGGCCTTTCCATCGTGTCATTCGACGCCATAGAGCGTATCGGTGACCCTTATCGCATTGACATTAACGTCACGCATCCCGATGCACTGACGGTTAGCGATTACCTTGGACGTGATGCCATTTTCTCCATCACGCCGCAGGATGGCAGCTCACCGCGCGTGTTCTCCGGCTGCATTACCCGCTTCTCCGCGCTCAGCAGCAGCGCTGATATTCACACCTACCGCATCGTCGTCGAAGCACATATCGCGCGGCTTCGGCTGACCCGCACTAGCCGCATCTATCAGCATCAAAGCGCGCCACAGATCATCGAAGCGATCCTGCGCAGGCATGGTTTTAAAGGACATCAGTTTCAGTTCCGGCTGCGGCGCAAGTATCCGCAGCATCTGTTCCGCTTTCAGTATCAAACCGCTGACTGGGCGTATATCCATTTGCTGATGG of Paraburkholderia bonniea contains these proteins:
- a CDS encoding aldehyde dehydrogenase, with the protein product MEQKTFAYWQGKADALTFEGRALIDGEFRAAQSGRTFECISPIDGRVLTTVADCAAADVNTAVAAARRSFAAGVWAGQNPRERKAVLLRWAALIRQHEEELALLETLDAGKPICDTTTVDVPGAAYSIEWYAEAIDKIGGEVVPSDHHLLGLVTREPIGVVAAVVPWNFPLLMAAWKFAPALAAGNSVVLKPSEKSPLSVLRVAQLAHEAGIPAGVFSVLPGGGEVGKLLALHSDVDCLAFTGSTAVGKQIMQYAGQSNLKRIWLELGGKSPNIVLADCADIGRAAQAAAGAIFYNMGEMCTAGSRLLVQRDIKAALLDKLVAAARRYKPGNPLDPATSMGAIIDQVQFERVLGYIETGRSEAQLLLGGEAVQQDSGGFYIEPTVFDVPHANAKIAREEIFGPVLSVLTFDTAEEAIHLANDSDYGLAAAVWTADLTQAHEMARRLRAGTVWVNCYDEGGDMNFPFGGYRQSGNGRDKSLHALEKYTELKSTLVRLR